The sequence gctccttctctcttgcaTTTAATCTTGGCCACGGCTGGCTGCTGCGCTGCTCCGCTAACGCTCGCCCCccggctccccccccccccccttctctctctccgtccgtaGACTCCCCAGTAACGGTGTTGCGTCTCTCCTCAGCGACTCGGCACTGTCGGTACGGCGCGAGCAGCGGCGGGAGCAGTACCGGCAGGTGCGCGAGCACATGCGCCGCGACGACGGGCTCATGCAGGCCTGCGGCTGGAGCGTGCCTCCCCGATACAAACAGGTACAGCTTGCACCCGAGACcagaaccacccccccccccccccccccccccccagaccagAACCACACAACTGGGACCAGAACCAAATACGCCAGACCAATTACTCCACGTgtcaaaacacaaatgcacagctGACACCAGAACAGTTGAGTCTGTTTTCTCCTGACCAAAGAGATGGCCTCTCTCCTGGATCCAGTGCTCTGGGGAAACCCCTCACACCCTATATAGCAGTGTGGGCTGCACTGCAGAGGCCCCTGTGACAGTGTGTACAGTGTTCAAATGTGACCTAAGCTTGCTTTGATCTCTTTTCAGCAGGGTTTGTTCTTTGGTGGTAGTGTGCAATATGCACTCAGATGTGGTGTACACTGTAGTAGTGCTGTCTTGTCTATTTGAGTGTATGATATAGTAGTGTGTGCAGAATGCCCTGGGTTGAGAAGTGGAGGATAGTGCGGGAAACAAGTGGAAGACAGGATAAGCCTCTTCTATGAAACAAGTCCTGAGTATAGTTTTCTTTGCTTATGTCCGCTAATGTAATTCCCCGGGCGCTAATGTAattccccgggcgcttaaaagctgcccactgctcctggggtcctggaggaaggacagtccgggatgggaaaaagcagaggctaaattcacagcgacctcaggcctgcgtgtgcgtgtgtgtgtgtcctgtgtcgcctccatatatcacgtgtgtgttgcagtgtgtcgcttgtgcgaataaagtctgacaattattacaattattatatattattatgtatgATGCTTAGTGTACATTGGTGAGTCATCCTACAATCTTCAGCTGTAGGCTTGTATGACAGTTAAGTGTCATCGTAGCTTTATGATCTGGAGGTGTCCAACCTCAGTCAGTCGCATGTGTGCATACCACTGCAAGGAGCATGCGCATGGTATGGTAGTGTGGCGCCCGTGAAGATGGCAGGGAACCAAAACGATGACCCCGTGGGGCGTAACagcagatgtatgtgtgtagtggttGCCGAGGTGACCGTGTGGTCGCCGTGGCTCTAACTGTAATCTCCCACAGACTGCGCCCCAGGTTGAAGGCCCGCAGGAGAGCCCCCTGAAGAGACAGCAGGCAAGTGACACCCAGAGAGTCCCAGCATGCAACTCTACTTCCCACCTTTTCTCCTTCTGCCCTGGCCTCTTTAAAACCTGACGTCAAActcttttatttaaaaaaaaaaaaaaaaaagccagagaAAGCCAGCATAGGTTTCCAACTAACCCCCAAAGGAAACCAAATCTTAAATAGCGAGAAGTAAAGCCTCAGGCTTCCCCTTGTGACACCTTCTCCTCGTGGCTCTCCTAACAAAGCACTAACTCAGTGAGCAGATTAACCGCTGCAACTCTCCCTGCAATATCCCGTTAGCACAGCCAAGCATGGAGCTGTCTCGTCCCCACCGCAgccagaacaacaacaacacacttcAGTCTATATAGGTCATAATCTTTTGATTTGTGTGATCTGCCTGATCTGCTAATACTCGAGAAAATCGGGTCTGGCCACCGACCCAAAAGCTTCCCAACTGGctcttctctctgtcaatcagacctttcatctgtttttttccccctttcttcctCTGGTCTTGCGCATGTTTAAGCTGAAACTTTAACCCTAACACTTAACAGTGTGAAATGTAGCCTCCACAGAGGATTGTTCTCTGATTGACAAACTGTATCCAAGTCTGCCCCTACCTGCCCCCGCATTGGGGCAGGGGTCGGGGAGCTCCTGGCATGCTGGGGCATCTGCAGTGGACTCTGGTGTGTCAAGCAGCCATTTGCAGAAACTGATTGTGAGCCCCTAACTTATGCTTGCAATGTCACCTTGCAGGCCAATGAGAAGGAGGACAACCGCATGAAAAATGTGCCTGTTCCTGTCTACTGCCGCCCCCTAGTGGAGAAAGATCCAAACAGGAaggtaaagaaataaaaaaaaatgcatacacTCAAAGGGACATTTTCTCAATCAGATGTCATGCACACAGTATTGTGTAAAAATTCAAATGaccagatttacacacacacacacacacacaaacacccacacacacaaaagagcatAGACTCATGGGAGTTTTTTCTGTAGCTGTGGTGTGCAGCAGGGGTAGACCTGACTGGCTGGAAAACGTCCAATCCGGATGCAGTACCTGCAAAGGCTTCAGCCAATGGCTCTGACCCACtgacagcagaggaggagggaggagaaaacaAGAGCGAGCACAGCTCACCAGAGAGGAAGAAGGTACACCACCCACACCACTACTGCCACCGCCCACTGACATGACACCAAGGCTGTTCCTTCCTGTCTTTTGAATAGCTTTTCTCTACACTGTCATGGCTACCATCCCTCAACCACTAGCGTGGAAATCTTACAGGGGACATGTCCTCACATCCTGTGAATGCAATTGTGGGATATTATACCCCTTATACCATCTAAGTGAACAGTCACCATTGGATCAATTCCAGTGTCAGCTGCCTTATGGAGTGATGCGATGCTTATTGGGACTCCAGTCAATTGAcgttgttattttgtttttttgttgcctTCTCTGCTAAAAATAATGTGAATGTGGCAAGGGACTTTCAGACATTGTTAAAACAGAATCATAAGAGTAGACTGTAGAAAAGCACTCAACTGTCAGTTTGGCTCACAAAACAGCTGTGGCACTGATGCTCTTCAGTACTCCTGGAAGAACCTTTGTTGTGTTTAATCCCTGTCTTTCACGGTGACTCCTCTCAGCCTAAGGAGCTGCATGAGATGGACTCCATGAGCAGCCGCGTGTGGATCCTGACCAGCACCCACTCAGGGAGCAAGGTGGTCATCATAGATGCCAATCAGCCCGGCTCGCTGGTCGACCAGTTCAATGTGTGTAATGCCCATGTGTTGTGCATATCCAGTGTGCCAGGTtagtgtgccacacacacacacacacacacacacacacacacacacacacacacacacacacacacacacagcttctaacacacacagatggcatgCAACAGTCTGATAAATCTAAACTCACACATCACATCGAATGTGCCAGTCACAATCTACAGTTGAATGATAtgtgtttggcgtgtgtgtgtgtgtgtgtgtgtgtgtgtgtgtgtgtgtgtgtgtgtgtgtgtgtgtgtgtgtgtgtgtgtgtgtgtgtgtttgagcagctGCCAGTGAGAATGACTACCCAGCAGGAGAGATCTTCCTGGAGCAGCAACAGCAGGTTGACGGCAGCAAGGAAGAGAGTGGTGGGGTTGAGGGCATGTTAGCGGGCATCACTCTGGTGGGCTGTGCCACCAACTGCAGTGTGGTGCGCAGCAACTGCTCCTCACGCACCGACACTCCTGTCCTGGACAAAGGACAAGGTGGGTCTCCATAgagtccctctctgtgtgagagagtgtttatatgtgtgtatggtgtactTGTTGCAGAGTATTTGATTATGTGTATTTttaagggtctgtgtgtgtgtgatactgagGAGTGTTTATCCGTTtctgatatgtgtatgtgtatgtgtgtgtgtgcgtgtgtgtgtgtgtgtgcgtgtgtgtgtgtgtgtgtgtgtgtgcgtgtgttagccCCCACAGCTCCAGTGCTAAGCAGCAGGTTGGCCGTGTCCCAGTCAGCTGAGGAGGCCACCGAGGCCACAGAGGTGCCAGAGGAGGCAGGGCCTAatgaggaaggggaggagccCACTCAGATAGGGCCCTTCACGGAGCACGTCTTCACCGACCCACAAacgcacagcacagacagcaacacaaacaggtaACAAACATGCAGTGCAAAGTATACATATTAACATATATGCATGAgacggcagacacacacagacagaacacacataaGGTATGCTTTTGCTATATAACAGAAATCTATTTAACAGAACGTTAGTCACCCAGCCATCTCCAgtgtttctcttcccctctgtgtcCGGTGTGACATccactctgctcctctctgctcctctcctctcctctcctctcctctcctctcctctcctctcctctcctctcctctctgctcctctctctgtttctctcctttggTCATTCGCCGTGgtgctcttcttctccttctccatcccctcgtctctttctctctctctctctcactctctctctctctctctctctctctctctgcagtcatgGTGGTGGTCAGAAGGAGGAGGTGAATTCAGCTCCTGCAGATTCCCTGGAGGGTGGAGACGATCGCGCCGGGACCAGTGTAGCTCCCACCATGTGGCTCGGAGCCCAGAATGGCTGGTGGGTATGACACAAAACGATACACAAACTCACCACAAATCCCCCCCTCACTAAAAACACCAACAGCATGTTTTAACAGCACAACATGTTAATGTTCTCCTTCTTTAGGCATTGTCTGCGCATGTTTCCACATCCCCACTCACCCCTTCTCTGATCCCACCACATCTCCTGCTTGTGCTGGTGTGTTTCTCTAAAGTCCCCCCTCGGATCTCaggcttgctctctctctcgcttcctctgcCCCTCAGGCTCTATGTGCATTCCTCCGTGGCCAACTGGAAGAAGTGTCTTCACTCCATTAAACTCAAAGACTCTGTGCTCAGTCTAGTGTAAGTGAATCTCCAGAACTGCAACACGGAGTGTGTGCccagtttgtgtgagtgtatgtgtgtgtgtgtgtgtgtgtgtgtgtgtgtgtgtgtggatgtctgtgtagagTATATTCACATGGATACAATTCTCTGTGTTATAGACATGTCAAAGGTCGAGTCTTAGTTGCACTGGCAGATGGAACATTGGCCATTTTCCACAGAGCAGAGGGTAAGGGAGTGGAGGGGTACCCGccgctgtatgtgtgtgtgtgtgtgtttacttgtgtcATGTGTACCTCATTGTCAGTATGAGACCATGTCTGATTCTGAAGAAACCTCGTCaaacttttcatttttgtatCCGTAACACTTTTTGTTTTGCGGTTTCTGTCTGGATGTTTGCAGTACACAAGCGTGTCCTTTTTTCCTGTGcatttaggtgtgtgtatggctgtttCTGTGTAAATATACCTGTGCATATGCCTGTTTTTATGGTTGTGATTTTCCCTATccagatggacagtgggatttGTCCAACTACCACCTGATGGACCTGGGCCGGCCACACCACTCAATCCGATGCATGGCCGTGGTGCATGACAAGGTGTGGTGCGGCTACAAGAACAAAATCCACATCATCCAGCCAAAGAGTATGCAGATAGAGGTGAGTCACATGACTCAGCACGGCCAATCACAGGGCAGAGAGCACACAGAATCTTGTATTGCTGTCTTCGCAATGCATACTTTATCTAGATGCCCCTTTCTCCTCTGTTGTCTCAAGTGTCTTCTTACTGTCTTCCCGTTTTGTCATATGATAATGAGACGCCATGACTATGCGGCGTCACCTCAGTGGCTACTGGattaacaagcaaacacatgcTGTACCAAAGCAAACACATGCTGTACCAAAGCAAACACATGCTGTACCAAAGCAAACACATGCTGTACCAAAGCAAACACATGCTATACCAAAGCAAACACATGCTGTACCAAAGCAAACACATGCTGTACCAAAGCAAAGCACATACTGtgtgcatttacacaaacacgaACCTGAGCAGTGGAAATCCATAAGCTTTAATCTATTTTAGAACATGCAGCAATGTTTTGACACATCACTcttgcatccccccccccccccccccccccaggagtcTTTTGATGCTCACCCGCGTAGGGAGAGTCAGGTACGGCAGCTGGCGTGGATCGGCGACGGTGTTTGGGTGTCGATCCGTTTGGACTCCACGCTGCGTTTGTACCATGCCATAACCCACCAACACCTGCAGGATGTCGACATCGAGCCTTATGTCAGCAAAATGCTCGGTTAGGCATCCCTACTTTGTTCATGACACAGAATAGACTAATAATAGAAATAGAATACAATGCTTATACTATTTCAATCATTTATTATACCTATTCAGAAGAAACACTGAGAGACCTTTGCTCTCAAGAAAAACACGTGCCCATAGCACTCTGCAGAATGGAGCTTACTTGTCTTGTTTCTTTGATTGACAGGCACAGGGAAACTTGGCTTCTCTTTTGTACGAATCACAGCTCTCCTGATTGGAGGAAACCGTCTATGGGTGGGGACAGGGAACGGTGTGATCATTTCAATCCCACTGACTGAGAGTAAGTGACTTACAAACTCCAGTATGCAACTAAGCTCATAACCAAAGTCTAGGGTATTCAAAGCCGCCCAAACTGAAGTGCCTTACTTAAATGTGTGCAATACACGTGATAGTCGGTATGTAAGAAGCTAAGTGGAGGAATGGACAAGGGGACACCAGCTTACCTCCAGGGCCCTGGGCCAGCCCAAGTGGTGTCTCCAGCAAGTGTCTCCACCACGCTGAACTGTCGGCCATCAGCCTTGCTTTAGGGCCTCATATCGCTAGCCCAATAGATAAACAAGAAGCAAGCTGGTGCCCCcttgtggatgtgtggatgtgatgAGTTTGTGAAAGTGTACAGTTTAAACTACGGTGCGACACAGTTTAGGCACCACACTGTAGCAGTGATACAGCACACCCTGAGCTATGCTCCTTTACATTGGTCTGACAGAGACACTCAAAACACCCCTACACAAAAACCAACAGTCAACACTTCTcacttttccttctcttttctcttacctttctctggctttctctctccttccctgtatTCATAACcgtttgtctttctctatcaTTCTGTCATCTTCCCGTCTGTGTCGTTTGACTGTGACTCTTATCCACCCTCCCTCTATTCCCCCTTCCTCGTGCCTGTAGCGGTAGTCCTTCATCGGGGACAGCTCCTTGGTCTGAGGGGTAAGTTGCTGGAGCTCTCCCTCATTGCGAGCCTGACCATACTACCTTCATCCATCTCATTTTCAGCCATTTAACTGATCAGAACTTTGATTTCAGCAGGTCATGTTTTCTATGATTTGATTCTTTTGAGTTTTGTGTCCACAGACACCTTTTGTTTTGCATGAACACTGGTGCATGTGGGTGTTGTATTATGTATATGGAATGGTAGTATATAGGTTTGTAATGTCTCGGTTAAAGCTGAAGATGTAAGTTAGCCCGTGACCCTGACAGCACATGTCATGTTCTACATAATATTTcagttatataatatataattgtcagattttattttttaataatgtATTCATTATTATGTAGAGCTACAGCAAAGCAAAAGTGTTTTTGGCATTTAGTGAATATAATTTCTTTGTGACCAAGTGTTACATACCTCTTCAGTAGATTAAGATCAGcgtttttgttttgaatgtttGCATTTTCACATCATGATTGACACCCTCATAGCCTTGAAAATGAACTGGTCTTGGGTCAGTTTTTCAGAAGTGCAGTCCTACTGTGTTTACTCAATGATCCTTTGAAATGATCAGGTGTATACTGTCCTGAGCACTACTGTCTTTCTGTTCAACATCCCTTGGTTCATAAGTGGATGTTTCCTTAAATTAGAGTCGCTTCAGGCTTCACATTGTTTTAACTGCTGTCTCATTACTGGATGGGCACTGATTGGttatcactgtgtgtttgtagccaatAAGGTGTCTCCCACATCGTCGGGGGGCGTGATCCATGTGTATGCTGATGACAGCGCAGAGAAGAGCAACGGGAGCTTCATCCCCTACTGCTCCATGGCCCAGGCACAGCTGTGTTTCCATGGTCACCGAGATGCCGTCAAGTTCTTTGTGTCTGTTCCAGGttagtgtgttctctctgtgatGAGTGGTTGGTAATCTCTTTACATGGTCTAACGCCATAATACGTAAATGAAAAGCCCAAGATTATTTTACATACAGGTAGTAAATATCAGTTTTTTTAGGGTGACCATTTATAAACATTACCCTGAGTCAGGATATAGACTGTGAAGACAGGTGGCTCAGTGCATCGGTtgagaaacaaaaaacatggttgactttctctgtgtatcaaGTTTACAGCAACTTGTCAGTCCACACTCAAATACTCTATATATGACATCTGTTCTCATTTTGTTCTACAGGCAATGTGTTGGCCACCCTGAATGGCAGTGTGTTAGATAGCCCGTCAGAGTCTCAGGGGTCCTCGGCTCCTGCGGAGACGGAAGCTCAGAGCGTGCAGAATGTACTGGTGCTCAGTGGAGGGGAGGGCTACATCGACTTCCGCATCGGtgagaccaaacacacacatcctcagccGAGGAGATGTCCCCTGGAACAGTCGTATGCAGTCTTCACACTATTCATATCTGTCTCCCACTTCTTCCCTTTAGGTGATGGGGAGGACgatgagacagaggaaggggacGCTGGCGCTCCGCAGATGAAGCCAGCGTTGTCTAAAGCTGAGAGGAGTCACATTATTGTGTGGCAGGTGTCCTACATCCCAGAGTGACAAGCTtgcccctctaccccccccccccccccccccccccccacaccctgtAACTACCTATGATGCCCTGTAACTACCCTGTACAACGTTATGATGGCCCAGTACTCTGTAACTATACCCCTCTATCCTGTAACTACCTCCCCGATGCCTTGTATGTACCCCGTTTATCCTGTAAGTACCCCCTCACTGCATTGTAACTACCCTCTAATTCCTGTACCTGCTGTAAGCTCTGTAACTACCCTTTGGCCCTCTATCTAGCCCTCGGCACATTTTAACTCCATCTTCATTACATTTACCAATGCCCTATACCTTGTATGTATCAATTCTGGTTGGAAACCAGTCCCCAAAGCACTGCTAAACCCCCTTACCTCTTGGAACCTTTATATTCCAAACTACTACAGCTGCAAAACAGCCCGTATAAATAGCCAGACATCAGCCAAATATGGACATGGAAAACCTTTGAGGACAGCCAAACATCCCCAGGTCCAAGAAATCCCTCCCTCCCAGACtgacctcctcttcatcatctcaTCCTATGATTGATGGTGAATATTGGAAACCAACTCACGGCTCACTGAATTACCCCAGACACAGGCAGCTGATTGGTTCAGACTATTTCGACAGGCTCTGATTGGTTGGGCAAATGCATCCTGGTACCTGACTAGTTAGTTAAATGCAGACAGTACAATgtaagtaactaagtaacttagTAAGTAAGTGAGGAATAAGACCAAAGGAGACAAACATGGAATTTTAGCATGAAGAACCATAATACTGCGGAGGGGCCCAATGGGACAAGATGGTGAGCCCGACAGGGTGAGACGCATAGTAAGTGGAAGATGTAGTaacaatgacagagagaggcataTAGCAAGTGgcggagacagaaacagaaaaaggggAACGTGAGGACATTAGCAAAGGCTGCATCTGCATCAGACCAATCAGAGATTGGACTCTTTGTCATCAGTGAGCTGTGAGAACGCTCATCcaatgacacccccccccccccctcccctttcaaAGAGTGGCAGCTGGACTGAGGCCTGCTCATGGTTGCCTGTTTTGAATGACGGCTGTCAGAGAGATGGATTTCCCTGCCTTGATGCTCTGTATGTCAACTCATCATTactctctgttgtcttctcatTGTGGTTAAATATTAAACATATTCGTGCTATGAACAAGACCTTTGCTTGAACTTAATAGCCTGGTCACTTGCAGTTATCAAGCAGTCCTAGCCAGCTCTGACAGGGAGAGCTTATTTAATCATTTATGCGAATGTTTTTCAGTTGATTTTCAGTTGTT is a genomic window of Clupea harengus chromosome 1, Ch_v2.0.2, whole genome shotgun sequence containing:
- the mapk8ip3 gene encoding C-Jun-amino-terminal kinase-interacting protein 3 isoform X8, which codes for MMELQLDEVVYQDDYGSVSVMSERVSGLANSIYREFERLIHSYDEEVVKELMPLVVNVLENLDGVLTENQEHEVELELLKEDNEQLITQYEREKALRKQAEEKFIEFEDALEAEKKDLQRQVEFLELQGKQLELKSKNYADQLSRLEEREADMKKEYNALHQRHTEMIQTYVEHIERSKLQQAGSAQSEGTGSRTHRHTWRKSKAERPPSLSLFSGGDGMEDGSESDSVAATPSSGGSKSNTPTSSVPSASVTPLNEVLASAGEFESQRGRGRKSAKRLSRNMEVQVSQETRNVSIGMGSSDEWSEFQEIIDSTPELDMCMDPRVYGGGNSPSQGIVNEAFGINTDSLYHEIKDAKSDIIGDVDAGAELLGEFSVRDDFFGMGKEVENLLTENKQLLETKNALNIVKNDLIAKVDELSGEQEVLREELEAVKQSKNKVDTRLKELEEELKRLKAEALGASQDSKDEGGEDYSSPLQDGDVAIAQRRRFTRVEMARVLMERNQYKERLMELQEAVRWTEMIRASRENPQISEKKKSTIWQFFARLFSTSSSPPPVKRPYNSVNIHYKSPSPASFNQRRSHTMCQISTSNRTLEFFPEDDSALSVRREQRREQYRQVREHMRRDDGLMQACGWSVPPRYKQTAPQVEGPQESPLKRQQANEKEDNRMKNVPVPVYCRPLVEKDPNRKLWCAAGVDLTGWKTSNPDAVPAKASANGSDPLTAEEEGGENKSEHSSPERKKPKELHEMDSMSSRVWILTSTHSGSKVVIIDANQPGSLVDQFNVCNAHVLCISSVPAASENDYPAGEIFLEQQQQVDGSKEESGGVEGMLAGITLVGCATNCSVVRSNCSSRTDTPVLDKGQAPTAPVLSSRLAVSQSAEEATEATEVPEEAGPNEEGEEPTQIGPFTEHVFTDPQTHSTDSNTNSHGGGQKEEVNSAPADSLEGGDDRAGTSVAPTMWLGAQNGWLYVHSSVANWKKCLHSIKLKDSVLSLVHVKGRVLVALADGTLAIFHRAEDGQWDLSNYHLMDLGRPHHSIRCMAVVHDKVWCGYKNKIHIIQPKSMQIEESFDAHPRRESQVRQLAWIGDGVWVSIRLDSTLRLYHAITHQHLQDVDIEPYVSKMLGTGKLGFSFVRITALLIGGNRLWVGTGNGVIISIPLTETVVLHRGQLLGLRANKVSPTSSGGVIHVYADDSAEKSNGSFIPYCSMAQAQLCFHGHRDAVKFFVSVPGNVLATLNGSVLDSPSESQGSSAPAETEAQSVQNVLVLSGGEGYIDFRIGDGEDDETEEGDAGAPQMKPALSKAERSHIIVWQVSYIPE
- the mapk8ip3 gene encoding C-Jun-amino-terminal kinase-interacting protein 3 isoform X9, which gives rise to MMELQLDEVVYQDDYGSVSVMSERVSGLANSIYREFERLIHSYDEEVVKELMPLVVNVLENLDGVLTENQEHEVELELLKEDNEQLITQYEREKALRKQAEEKFIEFEDALEAEKKDLQRQVEFLELQGKQLELKSKNYADQLSRLEEREADMKKEYNALHQRHTEMIQTYVEHIERSKLQQAGSAQSEGTGSRTHRHTWRKSKAERPPSLSLFSGGDGMEDGSESDSVAATPSSGGSKSNTPTSSVPSASVTPLNEVLASAGEFESQRGRGRKSAKRLSRNMEVQVSQETRNVSIGMGSSDEWSEFQEIIDSTPELDMCMDPRVYGGGNSPSQGIVNEAFGINTDSLYHEIKDAKSDIIGDVDAGAELLGEFSVRDDFFGMGKEVENLLTENKQLLETKNALNIVKNDLIAKVDELSGEQEVLREELEAVKQSKNKVDTRLKELEEELKRLKAEALGASQDSKDEGGEDDGDVAIAQRRRFTRVEMARVLMERNQYKERLMELQEAVRWTEMIRASRENPQISEKKKSTIWQFFARLFSTSSSPPPVKRPYNSVNIHYKSPSPASFNQRRSHTMCQISTSNRTLEFFPEDDSALSVRREQRREQYRQVREHMRRDDGLMQACGWSVPPRYKQTAPQVEGPQESPLKRQQANEKEDNRMKNVPVPVYCRPLVEKDPNRKLWCAAGVDLTGWKTSNPDAVPAKASANGSDPLTAEEEGGENKSEHSSPERKKPKELHEMDSMSSRVWILTSTHSGSKVVIIDANQPGSLVDQFNVCNAHVLCISSVPAASENDYPAGEIFLEQQQQVDGSKEESGGVEGMLAGITLVGCATNCSVVRSNCSSRTDTPVLDKGQAPTAPVLSSRLAVSQSAEEATEATEVPEEAGPNEEGEEPTQIGPFTEHVFTDPQTHSTDSNTNSHGGGQKEEVNSAPADSLEGGDDRAGTSVAPTMWLGAQNGWLYVHSSVANWKKCLHSIKLKDSVLSLVHVKGRVLVALADGTLAIFHRAEDGQWDLSNYHLMDLGRPHHSIRCMAVVHDKVWCGYKNKIHIIQPKSMQIEESFDAHPRRESQVRQLAWIGDGVWVSIRLDSTLRLYHAITHQHLQDVDIEPYVSKMLGTGKLGFSFVRITALLIGGNRLWVGTGNGVIISIPLTETVVLHRGQLLGLRANKVSPTSSGGVIHVYADDSAEKSNGSFIPYCSMAQAQLCFHGHRDAVKFFVSVPGNVLATLNGSVLDSPSESQGSSAPAETEAQSVQNVLVLSGGEGYIDFRIGDGEDDETEEGDAGAPQMKPALSKAERSHIIVWQVSYIPE
- the mapk8ip3 gene encoding C-Jun-amino-terminal kinase-interacting protein 3 isoform X12: MMELQLDEVVYQDDYGSVSVMSERVSGLANSIYREFERLIHSYDEEVVKELMPLVVNVLENLDGVLTENQEHEVELELLKEDNEQLITQYEREKALRKQAEEKFIEFEDALEAEKKDLQRQVEFLELQGKQLELKSKNYADQLSRLEEREADMKKEYNALHQRHTEMIQTYVEHIERSKLQQAGSAQSEGTGSRTHRHTWRKSKAERPPSLSLFSGGDGMEDGSESDSVAATPSSGGSKSNTPTSSVPSASVTPLNEVLASAGEFESQRGRGRKSAKRLSRNMEVQVSQETRNVSIGMGSSDEWSEFQEIIDSTPELDMCMDPRVYGGGNSPSQGIVNEAFGINTDSLYHEIKDAKSDIIGDVDAGAELLGEFSVRDDFFGMGKEVENLLTENKQLLETKNALNIVKNDLIAKVDELSGEQEVLREELEAVKQSKNKVDTRLKELEEELKRLKAEALGASQDSKDEGGEDDGDVAIAQRRRFTRVEMARVLMERNQYKERLMELQEAVRWTEMIRASRENPQISEKKKSTIWQFFARLFSTSSSPPPVKRPYNSVNIHYKSPSPASFNQRRSHTMCQISTSNRTLEFFPEDDSALSVRREQRREQYRQVREHMRRDDGLMQACGWSVPPRYKQTAPQVEGPQESPLKRQQANEKEDNRMKNVPVPVYCRPLVEKDPNRKLWCAAGVDLTGWKTSNPDAVPAKASANGSDPLTAEEEGGENKSEHSSPERKKPKELHEMDSMSSRVWILTSTHSGSKVVIIDANQPGSLVDQFNVCNAHVLCISSVPAASENDYPAGEIFLEQQQQVDGSKEESGGVEGMLAGITLVGCATNCSVVRSNCSSRTDTPVLDKGQAPTAPVLSSRLAVSQSAEEATEATEVPEEAGPNEEGEEPTQIGPFTEHVFTDPQTHSTDSNTNSHGGGQKEEVNSAPADSLEGGDDRAGTSVAPTMWLGAQNGWLYVHSSVANWKKCLHSIKLKDSVLSLVHVKGRVLVALADGTLAIFHRAEDGQWDLSNYHLMDLGRPHHSIRCMAVVHDKVWCGYKNKIHIIQPKSMQIEESFDAHPRRESQVRQLAWIGDGVWVSIRLDSTLRLYHAITHQHLQDVDIEPYVSKMLGTGKLGFSFVRITALLIGGNRLWVGTGNGVIISIPLTETNKVSPTSSGGVIHVYADDSAEKSNGSFIPYCSMAQAQLCFHGHRDAVKFFVSVPGNVLATLNGSVLDSPSESQGSSAPAETEAQSVQNVLVLSGGEGYIDFRIGDGEDDETEEGDAGAPQMKPALSKAERSHIIVWQVSYIPE
- the mapk8ip3 gene encoding C-Jun-amino-terminal kinase-interacting protein 3 isoform X10, which codes for MMELQLDEVVYQDDYGSVSVMSERVSGLANSIYREFERLIHSYDEEVVKELMPLVVNVLENLDGVLTENQEHEVELELLKEDNEQLITQYEREKALRKQAEEKFIEFEDALEAEKKDLQRQVEFLELQGKQLELKSKNYADQLSRLEEREADMKKEYNALHQRHTEMIQTYVEHIERSKLQQAGSAQSEGTGSRTHRHTWRKSKAERPPSLSLFSGGDGMEDGSESDSVAATPSSGGSKSNTPTSSVPSASVTPLNEVLASAGEFESQRGRGRKSAKRLSRNMEVQVSQETRNVSIGMGSSDEWSEFQEIIDSTPELDMCMDPRVYGGGNSPSQGIVNEAFGINTDSLYHEIKDAKSDIIGDVDAGAELLGEFSGMGKEVENLLTENKQLLETKNALNIVKNDLIAKVDELSGEQEVLREELEAVKQSKNKVDTRLKELEEELKRLKAEALGASQDSKDEGGEDYSSPLQDGDVAIAQRRRFTRVEMARVLMERNQYKERLMELQEAVRWTEMIRASRENPQISEKKKSTIWQFFARLFSTSSSPPPVKRPYNSVNIHYKSPSPASFNQRRSHTMCQISTSNRTLEFFPEDDSALSVRREQRREQYRQVREHMRRDDGLMQACGWSVPPRYKQTAPQVEGPQESPLKRQQANEKEDNRMKNVPVPVYCRPLVEKDPNRKLWCAAGVDLTGWKTSNPDAVPAKASANGSDPLTAEEEGGENKSEHSSPERKKPKELHEMDSMSSRVWILTSTHSGSKVVIIDANQPGSLVDQFNVCNAHVLCISSVPAASENDYPAGEIFLEQQQQVDGSKEESGGVEGMLAGITLVGCATNCSVVRSNCSSRTDTPVLDKGQAPTAPVLSSRLAVSQSAEEATEATEVPEEAGPNEEGEEPTQIGPFTEHVFTDPQTHSTDSNTNSHGGGQKEEVNSAPADSLEGGDDRAGTSVAPTMWLGAQNGWLYVHSSVANWKKCLHSIKLKDSVLSLVHVKGRVLVALADGTLAIFHRAEDGQWDLSNYHLMDLGRPHHSIRCMAVVHDKVWCGYKNKIHIIQPKSMQIEESFDAHPRRESQVRQLAWIGDGVWVSIRLDSTLRLYHAITHQHLQDVDIEPYVSKMLGTGKLGFSFVRITALLIGGNRLWVGTGNGVIISIPLTETVVLHRGQLLGLRANKVSPTSSGGVIHVYADDSAEKSNGSFIPYCSMAQAQLCFHGHRDAVKFFVSVPGNVLATLNGSVLDSPSESQGSSAPAETEAQSVQNVLVLSGGEGYIDFRIGDGEDDETEEGDAGAPQMKPALSKAERSHIIVWQVSYIPE